The Primulina eburnea isolate SZY01 chromosome 8, ASM2296580v1, whole genome shotgun sequence genome contains a region encoding:
- the LOC140838820 gene encoding LOW QUALITY PROTEIN: 5'-adenylylsulfate reductase 3, chloroplastic-like (The sequence of the model RefSeq protein was modified relative to this genomic sequence to represent the inferred CDS: deleted 1 base in 1 codon): MAFAFTYSSAVRTSSLSPPIDNHGAALFDSFQPSETPHVQSNAVKFSRRSRSVKPLNAEPARNDLIVPSAAKLSPRETGEEVAKIDYEKLAMELENASPLEIMDVALENFGNDIGIAFSGAEDVALIEYAHLTGRPFRVFSLDTGRLNPETYKLFDEVEKRYSIRIEYMFPDATEVESLVRSKGLFSFYDDGHQECCRVRKVKPLKRALKGLRAWITGQRKDQSPGTRSEIPIVQVDPVFEGLGGGIGSLVKWNPVANVQGNDIWSFLRVMNVPVNSLHAQGFVSIGCEPCTRPVLPGQHEREGRWWWEDAKAKECGLHKGNIKEDNLNGTGNGSILVNGTAAHADLFTTPSIINLSRPGIENLLKLENRKELWLVVLYAPWCQFCQGIESSYMELAEKLAGSGVKVAKFRADGDEKAFAQQELQLESFPTILFFPKHSRPVKYPTEQRDADSLMAFVNALR; this comes from the exons ATGGCTTTTGCTTTTACTTATTCATCAGCAGTTCGTACCTCGTCCTTATCTCCTCCGATCGACAACCACGGAG CTGCACTGTTCGATTCATTTCAACCGTCGGAAACGCCGCATGTCCAATCAAATGCCGTGAAATTCTCACGGAGAAGCCGCTCCGTTAAGCCGTTGAACGCTGAACCGGCGAGGAATGATTTGATTGTCCCCTCTGCGGCAAAGTTGTCCCCTCGCG AAACGGGTGAGGAAGTTGCAAAGATCGACTATGAAAAATTGGCTATGGAGCTTGAAAATGCTTCGCCTTTGGAGATTATGGACGTGGCACTCGAGAACTTTGGAAACGATATCGGCATTGCTTTTAG TGGTGCAGAGGATGTTGCTTTGATTGAGTACGCGCATTTAACTGGTAGACCATTCAGGGTTTTCAGCTTAGATACAGGGAGATTGAACCCAGAAACATACAAATTGTTCGATGAAGTCGAGAAACGGTACAGCATTCGAATAGAGTACATGTTCCCGGATGCCACTGAGGTTGAGTCCTTGGTAAGAAGCAAAGGGCTTTTTTCTTTCTATGACGATGGCCACCAGGAGTGCTGCCGAGTGAGGAAAGTTAAACCTTTAAAAAGGGCTCTCAAAGGGTTGCGAGCATGGATAACA GGCCAGCGTAAAGATCAATCCCCCGGGACTCGATCAGAAATTCCCATCGTGCAGGTTGACCCTGTTTTTGAGGGCTTGGGTGGTGGGATTGGCAGCTTGGTAAAGTGGAATCCTGTTGCAAATGTTCAGGGAAACGACATCTGGAGTTTCCTTCGGGTCATGAACGTGCCGGTAAACTCGTTGCATGCTCAAGGTTTTGTCTCAATAGGATGTGAGCCGTGTACCAGGCCGGTACTACCTGGTCAGCATGAGAGAGAAGGACGGTGGTGGTGGGAAGATGCCAAGGCCAAGGAATGTGGTCTCCACAAAGGCAATATCAAAGAGGATAATTTGAATGGCACTGGAAATGGTTCCATTCTTGTCAACGGCACCGCCGCCCACGCCGATCTTTTCACGACCCCAAGCATCATAAACTTGAGCAGACCTGGAATTGAGAACCTGTTGAAGCTGGAGAACAGGAAAGAACTGTGGCTGGTTGTGCTCTACGCACCTTGGTGCCAGTTTTGTCAAGGAATTGAGAGCTCATACATGGAATTGGCAGAGAAGTTGGCAGGTTCTGGTGTTAAGGTGGCCAAGTTCAGGGCTGATGGAGATGAGAAGGCTTTTGCGCAACAAGAATTGCAGTTGGAGAGCTTTCCCACTATACTTTTTTTCCCTAAGCATTCACGTCCTGTGAAGTATCCAACAGAGCAGAGAGATGCTGACTCGTTGATGGCTTTTGTGAATGCTCTTCGGTGA